Proteins found in one Fulvitalea axinellae genomic segment:
- a CDS encoding TonB-dependent receptor plug domain-containing protein: protein MRKSASILCLFICLVTFVSADEPFDSEVKHIVAKAEKYFALRPIEKVFLHTDRDYYYRGDSLWFSAYLLNSEDHTVIPGVESLYVELLNQDGSTVSRKILKSMDGYCSGEFKIPFEAKADHYRLVAYTNWMRNYAPEFFFEKSLQLISDENSNVNVKSKVENRKVSVNLSSLADSISLSNKPVKASLYRDGEIITSRSIRTDAKGNFTWDIGKRKFESLDDIELLVEVGVSKKLTERKVIPLKLNSGPEIKFYPEAGDLVYGLKSKVAVLVEDKDGTPAKAEISILDSSEEKIVYFSTSTDGKGTFDLLPQKGKNYYAEIRISGDSLTIPLPAPKSEGYNLTVAPLKKNNISIYASATDGLEKGYLIVHSRNQIHYASTLDLDKGQQALHIRKQDLPEGVNCVTLFDSQLRPRCERLFYVNKESEVAFKATTDKESYGVREKVSLRISATTEDGLPAKARFSISVTDKSVVPSASSLGIRRYLTADSEIGAEMPCVSDFLEDPTRKKLFLIDLKLLTEGWRRFTWQDVFSDSLSAPVFEKEPGIAIRGNVQSHWDKNLENASVILSIDKRPYFANTDTDGNFSFFVENISDTTTVNLIAKKEKGNGRTVLKVNPLRYPQHSASPLMKVSAEIMEKLEDFVQLKDNVVLPEKRFRPMDDTRLLDMVTVTADRLRDEEKKRNIRRGIYRNPSHTVVVTPQKEVEYTNPIDMLRSIPGVKVLPDANDPTILKVNLDRGPSTLGGAAVTRIFIDGTLLDTASVELNFLNPSEISFIDLFKPGHTSIFGSAGFGGAIAIYTKRGQAHKEIEDRSKTKFVSPGFYTAREFASPDYSSKRQDYIVPDHRITLYWNPLIETDDNGNAEVSFFTSDILTDFDVSVQGLSEDGEPVSGDFVLRTKTDQRL, encoded by the coding sequence ATGAGAAAGTCAGCATCAATTCTTTGTCTTTTTATTTGTCTCGTAACTTTTGTTTCCGCGGACGAGCCGTTCGATAGTGAGGTTAAGCACATTGTAGCGAAGGCCGAAAAGTATTTTGCGCTACGACCGATTGAGAAAGTGTTTTTACATACGGATAGGGACTATTATTACAGAGGCGACAGTCTGTGGTTTTCGGCTTATTTGCTTAATAGCGAGGATCACACGGTGATACCCGGAGTGGAAAGCTTGTATGTTGAGCTTTTGAACCAAGATGGAAGTACGGTCAGCAGGAAGATACTGAAAAGTATGGACGGATATTGTTCCGGAGAGTTTAAGATCCCTTTTGAGGCTAAGGCGGACCATTATCGGTTGGTGGCCTACACCAATTGGATGCGTAACTATGCGCCTGAATTTTTCTTCGAAAAGAGTCTCCAATTAATTTCGGATGAGAACAGTAATGTTAATGTGAAGTCCAAGGTGGAGAATCGAAAGGTGAGCGTAAACCTATCGAGTCTTGCGGATTCAATTTCATTATCGAATAAACCGGTAAAGGCATCGCTTTACCGAGACGGTGAGATAATAACCTCCAGATCTATACGAACAGACGCAAAAGGGAATTTCACTTGGGATATTGGCAAACGTAAATTTGAGAGCCTAGATGATATCGAGCTTCTTGTTGAGGTCGGAGTCTCAAAAAAACTCACCGAACGGAAAGTTATTCCGCTAAAATTGAATAGTGGACCCGAAATTAAATTTTATCCTGAAGCCGGGGATTTGGTTTATGGCCTTAAATCCAAAGTTGCAGTATTGGTGGAGGATAAGGACGGAACTCCCGCAAAGGCGGAAATATCCATCTTGGATTCTTCGGAGGAAAAGATTGTCTATTTCTCCACGTCAACGGACGGTAAGGGAACGTTTGATCTTCTTCCGCAAAAAGGGAAAAACTATTATGCGGAGATTCGCATATCGGGAGACAGTTTGACGATTCCGTTGCCTGCGCCTAAATCAGAAGGGTACAACCTGACGGTGGCACCACTGAAGAAAAACAACATCTCAATTTACGCTTCGGCTACGGATGGTTTAGAAAAGGGTTACCTGATTGTCCATTCCCGGAACCAGATTCATTATGCCAGCACACTGGATCTAGACAAAGGTCAGCAAGCGCTTCATATACGGAAACAAGATTTGCCTGAGGGAGTAAACTGCGTCACTCTTTTTGACAGTCAGTTAAGGCCGAGGTGTGAGCGCTTGTTTTATGTAAACAAGGAAAGTGAAGTGGCTTTTAAAGCGACTACTGACAAAGAATCTTATGGAGTTCGGGAAAAGGTGTCTTTGCGCATTAGCGCTACTACGGAAGACGGTTTGCCCGCAAAAGCGAGATTCTCCATTTCCGTTACGGACAAATCGGTAGTGCCATCTGCGAGTTCATTGGGAATCCGCCGTTACCTTACGGCAGATTCCGAAATAGGGGCGGAAATGCCTTGCGTTTCCGATTTTTTGGAAGACCCTACAAGGAAAAAGCTGTTTTTGATAGACCTTAAGTTACTTACGGAAGGTTGGAGAAGGTTTACTTGGCAGGATGTTTTTTCCGACAGTCTTTCTGCTCCGGTATTCGAAAAAGAGCCAGGAATCGCTATTCGAGGAAATGTTCAAAGTCATTGGGATAAAAACCTTGAGAATGCCTCAGTGATATTGAGCATTGATAAGCGTCCGTATTTCGCTAATACGGATACGGATGGAAACTTTAGTTTTTTTGTGGAGAATATCAGCGATACGACTACGGTGAATTTAATTGCGAAAAAGGAAAAGGGTAATGGGCGCACTGTTTTAAAAGTAAATCCATTGCGCTATCCGCAACATTCCGCAAGTCCGTTGATGAAAGTGTCGGCTGAGATCATGGAAAAGCTGGAGGATTTTGTTCAGCTTAAAGATAATGTGGTATTACCAGAAAAGAGGTTCCGACCTATGGATGATACTCGTTTGCTGGATATGGTGACCGTAACGGCGGACAGGCTGAGAGATGAAGAGAAAAAGAGAAATATACGTCGCGGAATTTATAGAAACCCTTCACATACTGTAGTTGTTACTCCGCAAAAGGAAGTGGAATATACTAACCCTATTGATATGTTGCGGTCAATTCCTGGGGTCAAAGTGTTGCCTGATGCGAATGATCCAACGATTTTGAAAGTCAATCTGGATCGAGGTCCAAGTACCTTGGGTGGAGCAGCTGTTACCCGTATTTTTATCGATGGTACGTTGTTGGACACGGCGTCGGTAGAATTAAATTTTCTGAACCCGTCTGAGATTAGCTTTATTGATCTTTTTAAGCCTGGCCACACTTCTATTTTTGGTTCGGCGGGCTTTGGTGGAGCGATTGCGATCTATACAAAACGAGGGCAAGCCCATAAAGAGATTGAAGACCGATCGAAAACGAAATTTGTATCGCCGGGTTTTTACACCGCACGTGAATTCGCCTCGCCTGATTATTCCTCAAAACGACAAGATTATATAGTCCCCGACCATCGGATTACGTTATATTGGAATCCTTTGATAGAGACAGATGACAATGGGAATGCAGAAGTTTCCTTCTTTACGTCTGATATCTTAACGGATTTTGATGTGTCTGTGCAAGGGTTAAGTGAAGACGGAGAGCCGGTGTCTGGTGATTTTGTGTTACGGACAAAGACAGATCAGCGTTTGTAA
- a CDS encoding TonB-dependent receptor translates to MNRRHQIFACVACAFFFVAFTQSQDDGVKTVIAKMQRFFKERASEKVYLHTDRSYYFGGDDLWYSAYLLEGKSHALLPGAETIYIDLLDGNGKAVDKHIVRANKGFARGNIELPVKIPQGNYQLVARTKWMENFGEHLYYRKTIRVLSRREAKIRAKITQESMEAGTQNGVRVIKVKLNTDSDTITVAERKVAASLIKDGKLIKKKNLRTDSDGELNWVIPESEAAGIEQAELRLNIKVAKTWGVTKGESLYLNRLPKLEFFPEGGDMVIGLQSRVGVRVTMPDGKPGKLNIAIMDSEGERKVSFASTVGGRATFALIPEEGKTYYAVDGDSEESTYKIRLPEAKPSGITMSVNPMLRKGIVLQASASPDLKKAYAVFHSRDRVVYAGELDFSSLPSVSLSLPKKYFPSGISCVTLFDSQLRPRSERIFFVDKYDRLGLEAVADRQAYDRREKVTLKITAKTPDGQPVRGRFSLAVTDAGAVPADDQSGILGYLMAESDLGVEVPEARNYFRDPSRANMVKMDLRLMTDGWRRFTWPDVLVDSLQAPTIAKEDAFSFSGQVLNLWNKPSKDALVLLSAGEQKFFVKTEEDGRFDMPVDMIADTTKIEILARNKKGKDRVILKVDSVRSSVTRQDAVFPVPDSLMAKLQAMIHRRDSLDLIERVYNPFGKTVFLDEVTVSSKRIEEEKRDEMRGFMRGASHTLTFDDDNISSYNTVFDMLMGMPGVSVIGTTVTIRGGGTPGFYLDGVQTDLEMIETLNPLDIDFIDVFKGANAAIFGMNGGNGVIAFYTKRGEARSNGVDFSIVKLQSPGYRMARKFANPDYSKELPEHVKPDRRVTLYWTPLIVTDEAGEATVTFFTGDKYSEYHVDIQGIDPLGRAGATQTSFKTSSRVERPN, encoded by the coding sequence ATGAATAGACGACATCAAATTTTTGCTTGTGTAGCATGTGCGTTTTTTTTTGTTGCGTTCACCCAATCACAAGATGACGGGGTAAAGACCGTCATAGCCAAAATGCAACGCTTCTTTAAGGAGCGAGCCAGTGAAAAAGTGTATTTGCACACCGACCGGAGCTATTATTTCGGAGGTGACGATTTATGGTATTCCGCTTACCTGTTGGAGGGGAAGAGCCACGCTCTGTTGCCGGGTGCGGAGACCATTTATATCGATTTGCTTGACGGTAACGGGAAGGCTGTGGATAAGCATATTGTCCGGGCTAATAAAGGTTTTGCCCGGGGAAATATCGAGTTGCCAGTAAAAATTCCTCAGGGCAATTACCAATTGGTGGCCCGAACGAAGTGGATGGAAAATTTCGGAGAGCATCTTTATTACCGAAAAACAATCCGTGTGCTTTCCCGTCGCGAGGCTAAGATTCGGGCCAAAATTACGCAGGAGAGCATGGAGGCTGGAACTCAGAACGGCGTAAGAGTAATAAAGGTTAAGCTCAACACCGATAGCGATACCATAACCGTGGCCGAGCGAAAGGTGGCTGCCAGTTTGATAAAGGACGGCAAGTTAATCAAGAAGAAGAATCTGCGGACAGACTCGGACGGAGAACTGAACTGGGTGATTCCGGAGAGTGAAGCGGCTGGTATTGAACAGGCTGAGTTGCGCCTCAATATCAAGGTGGCGAAGACTTGGGGCGTGACCAAAGGAGAGTCTTTATACCTGAACCGTTTGCCAAAGCTTGAATTTTTCCCCGAAGGGGGTGATATGGTGATTGGTTTGCAATCTCGTGTCGGGGTGAGAGTTACTATGCCGGATGGCAAGCCGGGCAAGCTGAACATAGCCATAATGGATAGCGAAGGCGAACGCAAGGTGTCGTTTGCGTCGACTGTTGGCGGGAGGGCGACTTTTGCGTTAATTCCCGAAGAAGGTAAGACTTATTACGCCGTAGACGGCGATAGTGAGGAGTCGACTTACAAAATTCGCCTTCCGGAAGCTAAGCCTTCTGGGATTACCATGTCGGTTAACCCTATGTTGCGAAAGGGTATTGTGCTTCAGGCTTCGGCCAGTCCCGATTTGAAAAAGGCTTATGCGGTGTTCCATTCTCGTGATAGGGTAGTTTATGCTGGCGAGTTGGATTTTTCCAGCCTTCCGAGTGTTTCACTTAGTTTGCCGAAGAAGTATTTTCCTTCAGGCATTAGTTGCGTAACGCTTTTCGACAGTCAGTTGCGTCCGCGGAGCGAGCGAATCTTTTTTGTCGATAAATATGACCGTTTGGGATTGGAGGCTGTCGCCGACCGGCAAGCTTATGACCGTCGTGAGAAAGTGACGCTGAAGATTACCGCCAAGACACCGGATGGCCAGCCTGTACGTGGCCGGTTTTCGTTGGCCGTTACTGATGCGGGCGCTGTTCCCGCCGACGATCAGTCGGGAATTCTGGGTTATCTGATGGCCGAGTCCGATTTGGGAGTCGAGGTGCCCGAAGCACGGAACTATTTCCGTGACCCTTCGAGAGCAAATATGGTTAAGATGGATTTGAGGTTGATGACCGACGGTTGGAGACGTTTCACTTGGCCAGACGTTCTGGTCGATAGCCTTCAGGCGCCGACTATTGCCAAAGAGGATGCGTTTTCCTTCTCAGGGCAGGTGTTGAATCTTTGGAACAAACCTTCAAAGGATGCTTTGGTCTTGCTGTCGGCAGGGGAACAAAAGTTCTTCGTTAAAACGGAAGAAGACGGTCGATTCGACATGCCTGTGGATATGATAGCCGATACCACTAAAATTGAAATCTTGGCCCGTAACAAAAAAGGGAAAGACAGGGTGATTCTGAAAGTGGATTCGGTAAGAAGTTCGGTAACGAGGCAAGACGCCGTATTTCCGGTTCCCGACAGTTTGATGGCCAAGCTTCAGGCCATGATTCACCGGCGCGACAGTTTGGATCTGATCGAACGGGTGTATAATCCGTTTGGCAAGACTGTGTTCCTTGATGAGGTGACCGTAAGCTCAAAGCGAATAGAAGAAGAGAAACGTGACGAGATGCGTGGCTTTATGCGTGGCGCCTCCCACACTCTGACCTTCGACGACGATAATATAAGCAGCTATAATACCGTCTTCGATATGCTGATGGGTATGCCGGGCGTGAGTGTGATAGGAACGACCGTAACGATCCGTGGAGGCGGTACGCCAGGCTTTTACCTTGACGGGGTTCAAACTGATTTGGAGATGATAGAAACGCTTAACCCATTGGATATTGATTTTATCGACGTGTTTAAGGGCGCAAATGCGGCCATTTTCGGAATGAATGGTGGTAACGGCGTGATAGCCTTTTATACCAAGCGCGGAGAGGCCCGTTCCAATGGTGTCGATTTCTCGATAGTCAAACTGCAGTCGCCGGGATACCGGATGGCACGGAAGTTTGCCAATCCCGATTACTCCAAGGAACTGCCCGAACATGTGAAGCCGGACCGTCGAGTGACGCTGTATTGGACTCCGTTGATTGTGACCGACGAGGCCGGAGAGGCTACGGTTACCTTCTTTACGGGTGATAAATATTCTGAATATCACGTGGATATTCAGGGCATAGATCCTTTGGGACGCGCTGGTGCTACGCAAACTTCCTTTAAGACTAGCTCCAGAGTGGAGAGACCTAATTAG